The Apus apus isolate bApuApu2 chromosome 1, bApuApu2.pri.cur, whole genome shotgun sequence nucleotide sequence AATGGAGTTAAACACAGCAACAAATCTCTGCTAAGATGGAGACCACAAGAACACATTTCTAAACTCCTGTATAAAATGTAACCAAAGttcatgttggtttttttttttttatttttatttatttcttaggATGTTGCTAAGACACATATACTCATAAAGATGATTCTTTTCAGGCTTAGACATACATATGCTGCTAAAGTGAGAACTAAAGCCAAAGAAACTTTTGTCATTGATTTTTACCAGCAagattttagctttttttgtcCCAGATTCTAACTTCAAATGTGTCTTCATGCTTCTATTAATTTCAATGTGAGCATTGTATATACAGTTGGAGGCAGAGCATGCCCAAAAGCTGATGATATTTGAAGAGTGTACTGTGAAAGAGAAATCAGGTGAGGCACCATCAAATGTTTAATCTCTCTGGGATCCTGTAGAGGACCATACAGCTTCTTTCAGCATTTCCCCACTGATTCAATATAGACAAAGTTACTTCCACTTTTAGAAATTACCACCAGGCAATAAAGacaaaacatattaaaaaaaaaaaaggcaagatgcATAATAAAACTTGTGGAGAGAGGACCTTCCCCTCCTCCACCCCATTTGTGTTCAGGATTTTGACATAATCACTTGTAGTTAGAGCCAGGGCTGGAGACCTCGGTAAATGCGGCGTTAGGACCCCTCCTGTTGGATGAAAAATGTGCTGGTttccaaaacacaaagcagtgaTCTGCTGTGAACTCACTTCAGAACTCTGAACACGTTAAAAACGATTCATTAATCTATCTTGGTGGGTTCTGGGCAACTCAGCAGAAAAGGGGCGGTGTGTCCACAGTGGATGCATATCCCACAGTGTCCCTGCCTGGTTACTGAAGATCATGGAATAACAGATCAATATCATGGGAAACACAAGCTGGTTCAGTATTTCAGGTCCTCACACAGGACATGTTTTAGCTTGTATTTCAGGGAATACACTAAAAACCAGCGAGTGGCAGAGCCAGTCTCCTCCTcggagaggagcagggcagcagggagtgTGGCACTGCGATGCTGTGAGAGCCGCACAGGCTGGGGCCCAGGTCATTTGCAGCAGAGCTATAACTGCCCCACAGTCCTTCCAGCAGGTTAGCAGCATGCCGTGGAGAActgagcacacactggctcacCAGACTCCTGTCTCACAAGCCAAAAGCTTGCCACATTGCCAGAAACTCACAGATAGGTCTGTTGTGCTGGAAAACCTTATGCTTTCATCTTGTGTGTAGACAACTGAGTAGGGCCAGACGTGAGTCTGTGcgtttttttactcttttcccTGCAAACCAGCACACACCTCCTTGCAGATGTCACAACATCTTGTGAGGTGACCTGTTCTTAAGGGCTGGGCATTAAATCCTGGGCCTGCTAAGGTCTCATTTCACATAATTTACCATCTTAAACCCCAAAGTCTGAATGTAACAAAGGGAACCATGACACAGCCTCATATTATGATGAAGGTGCTGACAGGTAAGGCGGAAAAGGGAGACAATCAGATCATGTTATCTACCTGCAGCTCATTGCAATGTTATCTGcctcctgcttctctgtgtAATGAAAATGTCCTGCTCACATTGCTGCCAGGTATCACTGCCTTTGCCACTGGGGATCTCCTGTCCTGCTCACTGCCACAGTCCCACCTAGGCAGGCCCAGGAGCTCGGTGGCCTCCATTTGCAAGCCTGAACAGGATGGGGAGCCGAGCTTCTGAGCCACAAAAAACTGCCTGGACAGCTAGGCTGCCAGCAGCATGCCCTCTTGCCTGCTTGCTGCCCTTGCCCCAGTGACTGTCCATCTCCTGTGACCCCATGAAGCACCAGAAGTCTGTAGCCCAGGGCCCGGGGTCTGACTGACCCTCCATGTCCATAGGTAGCTcaccagagctgggcaggatgctctccaggcagccctggctttccagcagctgaagTGCAGTCAGGCAGGAAGAAGTTAGTTGAAATCAGACCAAACTGAGCCTAAAACAAAATTAGTTCAGAGACAAGCTCTTTGTATTGCTGTCTAAAACAAGCTGAACGTCACAGTGGAAAAGCTCCCTTTTTTTAGGCTGGAAAGTTTGAGGCGTTCTTCTTTTTATTGGAACATGCTGAGTCAAGTAAATAATTTCAAGGAAGTAAAATTGCACATTTTGCCGAAGTTCAACCAAAGGCCGtgaaacagcttttttattattatttaaaacaaaaaaataaaaaaggtttgaATATTAAAGTTTTAATGAGATACGTTGGGCTTTGGcggattttttttgtttggttggttggtttggttttatgaCAACAAGGAGCCCAGCACGTTTTGCCCTAACCCCGGGAGGTGCCGAAGCCTCACCAGGCGGCCGGAGCCTACCTGGCcccccatccatccatccatccatccatccatccatccatccatccatccatccatccatccatccatccatccatccccgCCCCCCGTCTCCGCCGCTCGCTCCCCCctccgccccgcccggcccctcCGTGGGGCAAgggcgccccctggcggcctCTGGCGGAAACGCCGGGAATCACAACGTGGCTGGGCTTGGAAGAGAACTTCAAGGTCATCTGCTGCAAAGACGCAGCACTGCCCAGTCCGCCACTAAACCGtgcccctcagcaccacatctacacggcttttaaacaccttcagggatggcgactccactacttccctgggcagcctgttccagtgcctgacagccGTTTCggtgaagaaatttctcctaatatccaatctaaacctccccttgcacaacttgaggccatttcctcttgcctatcacttgttacttcAGAGAAAAGACCAACACTCACCACTACAACCTTCTTTTAGATAGCTGTGGaaagtgataaggtctcccctcagcctacttttctccaggctaaacaaccccagctcccttagccactcctcataagactaGTAGTCTAGACCCctcaccagcttcgttgccctttTTCagacacgctccagcacctcaatggtggcccaaaactgaacacagtgtttGGGGTGTGGCTTCACCggtgccaagtacaggggaacaatcactttcctagtcctgctggccacactattcctgatacagaccaggatgccattggccttcttggccacctgggcacactgctgagtCATATTCAGCTATTCACCAatatccccaggtcctttttctATGACAGCTTaccagccacacttccccaagcctgtagcattgcagggggttgttgtggtccaagtgcaggacctgacacttggctttgttggacctcatacaattggcttTGGGccatcaatccagcctgcccaggtccctctgtagacCCTTCCTACCCTCAAATAGATCAACAttcccacccaacttggtgtcatctatAAACCTATTGAGGGTGCATTTGATCCCCTTGTCCAGAttattgataaagatattaaagagaactgacctcaacactgagccctgtggaggaggagctgccccCCAGCAAGCTTAAATTCTCctagcagtgctgctggctcttTTTCCCCACCAGCTTCCCTGGATTTGCCTTTATCTCCTTTGCTGAACCAGAAATGTAAACCCAGACCACTACCTGTTTTTTTTGGGAGTTGCTTTCACTCCTGCCTGAATTAGCCCAATAGGACATGGCCCGCCAGTCTGGAGGCCACCAGAGGTACTATATTAAAAGCAGGGTGCCTGCAGGAACAGTGTATCTCATGACTATGATTATAGAGGGTTCTGGGGTGACTAAATGACACTGAGCAACACCAAACTCCCTAACTTTTGAGATTCAAACATGTGCTTTTTCAGTCTGCCAAAACCATTAAAGAGCTGATTTGCAGGAAAACCTGTTTTCTTACAGCATTGAGCAAGGAGCAACACCAGAGTCAAGGATGCTACCTGGCTCTCTTCTTCCCCATGACTATAAATCTCACCCAAATTTTTCAGCACTGCTTCATACTCCTGCTTCAGCATTTAAGCTTCACTGCAGACCATTTTGTGGGCAGACACAGCAGACAGCAGTGTATATTGAAGACATGGCATTCTGTTTCATCTCTTGAATAGTTCCTTTGAGAACAAGATGACCAGTTGGTAAGTCACagcctttgctttcttctcaaaGGCATCTGTTACTGGTTATATGGGAGAAACTCCAGAGATAGGTCCAGGTAAGATCAGTCTGGCCAGCTGGGAGGACTGTTCACTTTGTCTGCGCCAGGGCCAGGAAAACGGGGGGcatttctcttcttcagctACCTCTGTTTCTTGTCCAGTGTGATAAGATATATGAAAGCCTAAGGTGTAGGGTTTGTATGGGAGAAGGTGACTGCTGCTGTTGGGGACTGGACATTCTATCTGTACCATCAGCCCTGCTGTGGGAACAATCACCTTTGGCAAAAGAGCACCATGCACACTTGGTCTGACAGTTGCCACATCTGAGATGTGGCCCTGTGTTTCTGTTCCTTGGGGAGCAGATCTGTTTAAAGTGACTCCCTGGCCCTGTGAGCCTGCAGAGAGTGGGTGCATGAGGCTGTGCCAGcatccccaccagccccagttACTCATGCACAGCCTGAATCACTGCTTGACATCACTCTACTGAATACTGAAACAGGGAGGGGACAGATGGCAGCAGAGGGGACGCCTGAAGGAGGAAGTCAGGCATGGCTACCAGTGACCCATTGCTCATATGGAGCAGGCCAGGGGGGATGTAGCTTTTTCAGGAGACTTGCTTCAGAAAAGGCACCCACAGTGCAAGGGGTGTTCCACACTGAAGAACCTTACAAGGTGCTATGGATTCCTTGTTCTtcacagctgcctcctgccatCCCAGGAGACCAATGCTTGTTTTCTTGGTCCATGGCAAACTTGAAAGGGGTGGGAGCTGAGCAAGCCCCCAAACACCTCTGCCTCCAGAGCCTGAAGGAGGATGCAACACAACCACAGCCCACCAGCTAGCAGAATGCTCCTCTCCGCCTCCAACCAgtccccagcatctcctgcccaAGCTGAGGGAGGGGAATCCATTTACCACCTCTGTGCCACAGAAAGGACTACAGGGCTTGTGGGGAGAGGGTGAAGCCCTCCTAAAGAAACTCACTGTTTAGTGAGGTTGGCCCTGGCACCAGATTGGAAGGTGAACTCAACAAAGTCCTTTCCCATGCCAGGCCCTGGTATTGCTGGCCTGGTGCTTTGCCCCAAGGGTTTACCCCTGTGCTGGGTACATGGAGCCCTACAGCCTTGGCAAGCTCACAGGATGGCAAGCCTGATGGGCCTGGGTCTGAGCCATGCCTCTGCCCTTCCTTGCCCTTTTCCCATGACATCCCTGACCTGAAGTTCAGCTGAGTTTATCCTGCTTCCTGATAATCCTGGCTGCTTTCATAATCCAGGTGCACTCTGTGCCAGGTCTTCTCTGGCATGTGCTTTTCTGAAGCTCTGATCTCCTTGAACAGGCAGAGGAGGGACGAGAAACCAGAGAGCCCTGAAGGCAGTGGATCTGTAGCCCTTACTACCGAGGGAACCCTTGTCAGGGAAGAGGGTGAGCAAAAGCCTTACAGGGGTTTTTGGCCTTCCAGAGGGCAGATTTTGAGATAAAACAGGACAAGGATGAGGCAACCTTCCTGCCTCCTCCATTCGCTTTTTCCTTTTAGGTCTAGCCTGTCTGCCCCCACCAGTTTAGGATTTCCCCAGGACCTGTTTGTGTGTGACTAAGTGCCTACCTGGTTTAGTTTAAGCTTGGCTTTATGCAAAggggaaactgctgctttcccaaAAGCCTCTCCTGAGGTGCAAGAAACCTGCAGAATGGCACCACCCCTTCCTGCCAATGCCGAGTTCCAcagaatttgtatttaatttggCATTTAAATCAGCCCTCACCCAAAGCTGCCTCAATATTGAACCAGTGCAAAACAACTGTATCATGAcggaagttaaaaaaataattactctaAAAGGTGCTGTAAATCCATGGAAGGTGATTGTCACTCTCTGCTGAGAAGCACACACAGTAACAACAAAGTAATCAAGAAAATCTCCATGTCCTGAATAAATGCGAGTGCATATGGTATCCCTCATTCCTCCAagttctgctgcctctggggaCAAGGTGCATTTGCCAggcattttctgctctgtggcAGTCAGTGGAGGAGCTGGTAAGTGTCTGGGATGTGGAAAACACACATGGTAAAAGCACACTTTGCTCCTATTTCCCTGTTAGCCTGTCCCTTTGCTCCACTAAACTCCTCTGAAGCAGGGAAGCTGGCTCTGTTTTAACACATATTTGGCTCATCATAGACATAGTCTAGCAGCATTTAAGCCATCTATGGCACCACATCAACTCAAAAACCTAATTTCTTGAAAGTTAGGTATCATTTCAAGCACATCCCTCCTATCTGCAGTCTGCAAGTCAAGAACTTGTATCATGGGTTCCCATTACCCCCTTCCCAATCTGCTCTCCAGCATTACATGAGTACCATTGCGTTTTCTCTCCCATCCTCCATGGTACATGTGTGGAACTGTGTAGGTgaaggggagagcaggggagggTGAGcataatttgcatttcaaattaactagaaaaagaaaagatgtcCTGTGACACATTTCAAACCAATGCCTTGGAGGGCTCTTTCTCATGCGAAGGGATACTGAAGACCCAAATGTCCCTCCTGTGTTGCCCATCAGTGCTGGTAGGCAGAGTAGCAAAGGCCCAGCCTAGCATATTGTAGACATCACTGTGCCTGAGGAAGGGGGTTTTCTTCCAGGGGCATAAGGATATGTGGTAGAGTAACATACCATGTAAAAACTCATGGGAGAGGAAGCCTCTAAAATGAGACATTACAGCCTTATACCTTCaggaggtttaaaaaaaataagattatgaCGATGATCATcataataattttgctttgatattgtttctacttttaaataaaaaatattatatgtGTCCAGAACAttggaaagacatttttacaAGCTGAATTAAATGTCTACAAGCTCCTTTCCTATTCTTGGTTACGCAAGTACCCAGAAAGAttcaagcaaataaatacagGAATATAGACCCAGCAGAGACAGACACATGCAATGATGAAAATATCACATCCACTATTCtgcatttgctttctgtggCTTGGGtttatatttcttcatttcttaaGCACTTCTAACATTGAATCAGCTTTCTTTATTCAAGAAAAATAGAACGGAGAAGCTACTAACTCTCTCCTGCACCCTCAGGCATCTGATCCACAGTGACAGCTTCAAAGAAGCTGCAATCTCTTTGCCATATTTTCCCCAACTACAATCTCCCAGTTGGCCCACTCCAACCTATGAGCTGTTGCTGTCACCTCATCAGCCATTAGAGGAATCGTACTCTTCAGGAAGAACACCAGTTTCTCATTGTCaggctgtttgggtttttattaattaaatattccACGTACAAAgtactaaataaatacatagtTGTGTCAGACACCAGTGTACCATACAGACCCACTTGGGGAGCTCCATGCATTTATATATGAAATACCATGGAAAGCTATTTACCAAATGTGAAGCAGGCTACAGAATGATTCAAGACTGCAGCCTCCTTGCTATTGCCAGGGTGCAGTccacacagcacacacacacacacacacacacatgcacaagcTCCTGGGAAGAAGGGTGTTCACCCTCCATAACCTGCTCGCTTGGGAAATGCTTGTGTTAATGCCACAGACACACTCAGGAGGCAGAGCTCCGAGGTGCACGGGATTAGATCCCACAAGAGTACTGAAGGCAGCTGCATGGAAAAGGTTTTGTCTGCAGGGATCCACAGCCTGGAGGGCAGGGGTCAGGAGGGAGGATTGGTGAGGTTGGGCAGGCACCctgggcagctcagctggggTGTGTGGTCAGAGCTAAGAGGAAGGCTGATGCTATAGCACAAATCAGGAAATTTGTCAGGGTAAATAGGTGTAATGTTTTTATGTCTTTAaattttcttccccctctcccattTCCCCTCTAGGTGATGAGGAGGGAGTTGGAAGTgaacatgaagaagaaaaaaaggaatattctttctctctctgtcttctccagTGATCTTTGAAGGAGactcaggcagggctgggagtggGCACAAAAGTAATGGTGGATAGATAAGAGGGCCTTGGTAGTACCCAAGATGTGTTTGCAGATGGGCAGGTGTGGGGATATGTAGGTCTGATGCGCCTGttcctgtctcttctcccaccaGACATGGGGAACAGCCATCCCTGCAAGCTGATCAAAGCAAGTCTtggctggggcagagccagTTGCAGACCCAGATGATGATCTTCCTGCTGCTCTAGCCCTGCAGCATTCCTGCTGAAAATAGGCCAGGACAGCCTCTTCCCAGCACGTTCCTCTGTCAAAGAGATGAGCTTCCTCCCATGGAGAAACCAATGGAGTGAGGACAAGATGGACAGAACAGTGTTTGAAAGCTGTGTTTGAGGAAAGAGAGGGGGCTACAAGGGTGCCTGTGCAGGAAATGAGGACCCCTCTCCTCTTTTTGTCAGTGTCAGTTGACTCTGTCTCTTCTGCAGAGATCGACTCACTTGTTACCACGTGGCCCATTCCTCATGCTTAGTCTCTtgcctccctgcagagctgctacATGGCGCCTTTCCCACCAGTGTAGTCATGGTATGGGCTTGTCCGGGCCTTGGGCCGAGGGATGGAGAAATCATTTTGCAGTTCAATGGTCtgaaaaggaagcaagaaaaCCTCTGCCTTTCAAAACTTGAGAGAAGTAATAGAACAGggcttcaaaacaaaacaaaacaggagagggagaaacagGTTTCCTGAGAGTGTGATCAGTGGGGTTTTGGAAGAGGATCCTGGCAAAACAAACCAGTAATAGAGACATGTCACCAGAGGACATGTGGGGACATGATATGAGCTACTAGACCTAACTAAGATGTGGTCTGAAGGAGGACTGGTGAATGGACATGGGGACATGCAGACTGCCCACTCAGGATCTGCACTGCAGCTTCCAGTGACAGCTGGTGGGAATACATtcagagcacaggctggggaaaggagcACATTCTCCTGAGGAAAGGGCACAGTCTACTGCAGGAACTGTGTTCTAAGATAGGTCTTCTTACGTGACATCAAATCCAGAAGTACTGAGAAACCACCACCTCAGACTTTGCATTGGGCCTGGACATGTCACAGATTTCTTCCTCCAGCCACAGGCACCTCCATGGACACCTATCATGGTGTCCTACCTGGCTCCATGAGGAGCACCTCCCTGCCTCTACAGACCCTGCTCTAGGTCCATCTGTCTTTGCCCCTTCTTCCCTTCAGCTCCTAAGCAATACCTCACATGTGGTGAAACGGGTGAAAGGAGGGCTTGAACTTACCTTCATCTGAAGGTGAGAAGAGTATGGGGAGTACCTGAGGACTTCTGTGTCTCCTGAGTCAATACAAAAGGAGGGGAAAGTTAGTGAGTTAGCGTTATATCGTAGCTTAGAAATACCGCATCAAGGGAGAATCAAAGGGCCTGTGGCTAATTTAACAGCTGCTTGTAGACCTATCAAACAATGCAATATGCAGCCAGCAATGGGTTAAAATCCATAGGTGGATGActtattaaatatttccttctgaaagcaGGAATGAATGGTATTGTAAATAACAGGACATAGGCGGCCTTGGAGTTTAGACACCTCCTGTTGCCTCACAGTGACTGTCATTATACTGGCCAAATCCCTCCCACTTGCAGGCACAAGACCCCCCCTGCGGTATTCCCTGGGAAAGCACAGTCTTCCTCAGCTATTATTTTAGAAACCTTGAGACCTGACTCCTAGGGAGAGATGTGATCTCAGTAGCAGGAGGTGCAGTCACATCTCCTAACCATAGATTTGGGAAGCCTTAACTGATAAAATTTTTTGCTTTGACCAAGTAGGCATGAGACTCATGGAGAAAAGTAAGAACTCCTTGCCTTCTTTTCGGATGAGGGGTTTATTTTAACTAGATAATGGGAATCATATCAAAATTGGAATAAAGAATCTCTAAGGTCTAACCTAGAGAGGTCTGAAGAGCTGGAGCATTGGTaagaggcaaacaaaaaaaccctgaattttTACACAGGCTTTCCAAACATAACAGCATCCTAAGGAGTTAATGTCTCAGCTCTGACACCCAGAAAGTCTCCAATTCAGTCACTCCTCCTACACATCTTTGCCTTTTGCATTGGTCCttactctttttcctcttgtctgGAGATTCATTTTCACTTGCATTTCTGAAGTTTCATCAGTCTGAAACTTTTTTGTACCTTTAAATTACCCATCTTTTCTTCCAGCCCCCCCTTTTAGCTCATGgttggtgtgtgtgtgcttagGGCTGAGGGACAGTGGAGTCATTCACTTCATCATACCTTGCACAATTTCATCTTGGGTGTAGGCACGGTTGTCCACTCCAGTTGTCTGCTTTATGAACTTGGGTTGGCAGAAGTCATTTTCTGGAGGGTAGTCCTCCAGCTTCACAGGAGCAGTGAGGAAACAAATTTCAGGAACAATATACATTATCAGGAAGACCCATCCATTGGACACCAGAGCAATAGCCACAACAGGATCATCCCAAGTAGGTCTGTTTAAAACCGTGTTGCCTTTTAAGAGCATAGTGATCCACACTACCCAAATGGCAATGGAGAACAGGGCAGTGACAAAGATGTGTGCCCCGTGCCTCTTCCAGCTTTTGTATGACCCACAGAACGTGAACATGGAAACCAAGAAGGTCAGAGCCATCAAGAAGAGCACGTAGATCAAAAGCATGACAAAGTCTTTGTTGGTCTCCTCTGCAGTCATATTCAGAAATGTGTCTTTCTGGTTTACTAGCATGGTGACTAAGTACTCGATGCTGATCACAACTTGTactaggaaaaaggaaacaatgagGAGCAGCAACATGA carries:
- the LOC127379959 gene encoding retinoic acid-induced protein 3-like, which codes for MTTPVPRGCSSSIGADYYLLCDMEKAWGIVLESLAAAGILITIFLICSLFFLICKVQDNSKRHMISVYFFFLLGTLGIFGLTFAFIIKLNERTRPTRFFLFGVLFALCFSCLLTQACNLNKLVRGRKPFSWLMLLLLIVSFFLVQVVISIEYLVTMLVNQKDTFLNMTAEETNKDFVMLLIYVLFLMALTFLVSMFTFCGSYKSWKRHGAHIFVTALFSIAIWVVWITMLLKGNTVLNRPTWDDPVVAIALVSNGWVFLIMYIVPEICFLTAPVKLEDYPPENDFCQPKFIKQTTGVDNRAYTQDEIVQGDTEVLRYSPYSSHLQMKTIELQNDFSIPRPKARTSPYHDYTGGKGAM